TAATCATTTCTTCACTTATTTTACTGAGGTTAGAAGAGAGCATTGCAAGAGCAAAAACTGTTTCAGCCATAAAATCCCTTGAACTAACAGCATCCATGGAATTTTCCATAACCCTGCTGAAACCCAAAAGTTGGGCGGTTCTATCACGATCTATGGGAAAACCTGTTCCTGTCATGGCCGCAGCACCAAGTGGACACATATCCACACGTTTTTTTGCGTCAGCAATCCTTTCAAAGTCACGCCTTATCTCATTTGCATAGGCTAATAAATGATGTGCAAATGTGGTTGGTTGAGCATGTTGAAGATGGGTGTAGCCCACCATAATTGTTTCGGTATGTTGGGAAGCCATTTCAATGATATTCTCTATAAAATTGAGGATATCATCTTCTATTTCTTCTATTTCTTCCTTTAAAATAAGTCTGAGATCTGTTGCTACCTGATCGTTTCTTGATTTACCTGTGTGCATGAAACCCGCAACTTCACCAATCCTTTCTGTAACATAATTTTCAAGTGCCATGTGTATATCTTCAACAGAAAGATCCAATTTTAAAACACTTATTCCCTCAGATTCAAGTTCATTAAGGGTTTTTATAATTTTATCAGCATCTGCAGCTTCTATTATTCTTTGCTCTTTGAGCATAGTTGTATGAGCAATATTGCACTTTATATCGGCATTAAAGATCCTCCTATCAAATTCGATGGAGGATGTGAATGATGCTGCATCTGCAGTCATCTTACCTTTAAGCCTTCCAGATCTCAGATTCAAAAAAAAATCACCTATTTTTAATATTTTTCCTAAAATTAATTGGATTATTTCTTAGATTCTTTACCCTTGAACTGTGTGTAACCGCATTTTCCGCATGCAAAACGGTCGCCATGGTCTGCCATGAATACTCCATGTGAACATCTAACACATTCTGGATTTTTTCTTATAATTTTGTTATCTTTAATTTCGTAGAGTTCGAATTTTTTCATTGTAACTCCTCCTTATTCAGCTTCTTCTTTTTCTTCTTTAGTTGCTTCTTTGTTTTTCATCACTACATGATCCATTTCGATTTTATTTAGGTTTTCTTCTGAATCGTAGAGTTTTGCATATCCATTTGCTTTACCTTCACCATAGGATGGTTTAAGATTGTGGACCACCAGAAGATTTTTATCAACATTTAAAGTTGCAACTAATCTATTTTTTACATCCAAGACCTTTGGGGTTGCTTCTCCTTGATATGTGCAGTCAAAGTGTATTTCAGTTCTGTTTAAAAGTGGATTTTCTATTTTTTCAATTACATTGATTTCCATATTTATGCCTCCTCTAGCTTTTTGATAAGGTCTTCTGCCTTTTCTTTCATTTTATCAACTTCACAAAGTACAACGCCTTCTCCTGGCTGGCCATAAAATATTAATGAGCCAGATGGGGCCATAACAATACATGGAATTGCAGAGAGATCTTCCTCTCCTTCAACAACTATGAGTACGTTGTATCCAGCCTTTTCAACTAGCCTGAAACCTTCCTTAATTGTTCTCCATAGTTGATCAGTTATGGTACCCGACGGGTTTTTTGTTTTTAATGTAACATTATCGTAACATATCTCATGATCAGAAGGTTCTCTTTCTATCATATTATCCACAATGCCTATATCGGGTATTATACCTTCATCAAGCATTTTTCGTGTTGTTACATCACCTATGGATATTACCAGACTTTTATCTCCTTTTGAGAGTAATGAACCCTTTGCATGTGATATTGATGGATATAGAGTACCTATAGGTTTTTTAAACTCTGATCTCATCTCTTTTTTTAGTACTAACACTATCTTACCCTCAGAGCATATTCTCCAGGAAGGGTTATGTTGAGTTCCTTAGCAATATCTGATTTATCAGGATCAACAACTATTAAAAAGCCGCTCCAGTTCCGTGAAGAGGCTATGTTACATATTACACATCTATCCTCTTCCATAAGTCTGTGGCACCTTGTGCATGCTTTTAGAACCATCTATTTTTTCCCCTTTGTAGGTTTTTTTGTAGGTTTCTTTTTATTTTTTTCCTCGTCGATCCATTCGAATCTTCCAAGGCCGGGTTGTCTCATTGTAAGGCCTATCTTAGTTTCCTTGGAGGATTTTCCTTTTAGGCTCAGTGCTACAATTCTTGCACGGACCTTGTTACCCTCTTCAAGGCTTTTTTTGGATTCTTTGCCTATCAATGCTCCCCTCTTTCCATCGTAGTTTATATAGTCATCTGTAACTTGGGATACGTGTACAAGTCCGTCCATAGGTCCTATACGGATAAATGCTCCGAATTCGGTTATTTCTATGACTTCTCCTTCCACTATCTCGTGTAGTTCTGGCTTGAAGAAAAGGGCTGTAAACAAGACGTCATGATATGCTGCGCCGTCGCCCATTATTACCTTTCCAGTGCCTATTTCTTCTATTTCCTTTACTGTTACCATCAATCCAAGTTTTTTATCGATTTTTCCAACGTAGCTTTCATTTAAAATTTCTACTGCTACATCTTCTAAAGGATCACTAAACTTGTTTGGTGGAATTCTCACAGTGTCTTCTATTTTGGATACTAAATACAATCAAATCCCTCTACTTTGCTTTAATAAAATTTAAGCAAATGTTTATTTTTAATCTAAATATTTATTATGAACTTCATTGTGTATGAACTTTATTGGGTTACACATTTCGGATTGTTCTACATTTCATTATACAATTCCTGAGAATGTTTAATGGCTTCAAATGCCTTTTCTGCATTTTCCCAGCCTAAAACCTTGGTTTTTTTACCTTCAAGTTTTTTGTAGTCTGTGAAGAAGTGTTCAATTTCGTCTAAGAATTGTTTGGGTAAATTGCTGATATCTTTGATATCTGTAAATCTTGGATCATTCACTGGAACCCCAAGTATTTTATCATCGCTATCTCCACCGTCTAACATCCTCATGACCCCTATGGGTCTGGTTTCTATGACGCATCCAGGGAATGTTGCCTCATCCATTATTACAAGTACATCCATTGGATCTCCATCGTCCCAGAGTGTTTTTGGTATTATACCATACTCTGCAGGATAGTGGAATGGTGAGTACAGAACCCTGTCAAGTGCAAATGCTTCCATATCCTTATCATATTCATATTTGTTTCTTGATCCTTTTGGAATTTCCACAACAGCGTAAATCACTTCTGGAGCCGATGGCCCAGTTGGTATGTCTTTCCAGAGATTCATATAGATATTCCTCCTGCAACCTAAAGGTTGAATAAAATTTCTAATTGAATTATATAATAATTATAATATTTCTAATTATATTAACATATTTTAATAATATTCAAAGGTTTAAATGCCCATCAACATCTAAATATTTCCTTTGACGCAGGTAAATAATATTTATGTTCATTTCACGGGCTTTTCTTTTTAATTCACGGTCATTTGTACATAATATCCGTGATTTTTCTGATAACCTTAGAAGTGCATCATCAACACTTTCTCCATCCATTATTTGCATTTCCATAACTTCAAATGGGGGAGAAGTTGCAATTTTAAGGGCTATAGATGCTGCTACACGATTTTTGCCCTTAGATCTATTTTTTATGCGTCCAAGTTCTCTTAAAATAGCTGATGGGACAAGGAATTTGCATGAAGGTAGGATATGCTCAAGTTCACCAACAATCTCTATGTGAAATTGAGCTGCCATCATAAAAAATTTGCGTCTATGACTGCCTCACAATTATTTGATGATACCATATCCAATTAACCTCCACCTTGCTCCTACACGTCTGCTGAGTGCAACTCTCTGCCCTTCCTCGGCACAAACTGGTAGTTTGAGATTAACTTCAACTTCATTTTTCCTTGCGCTGGTTACCACACCAACAGATGTTGAAGTACCTATGTTTATCATGAGGAGTTCAGATGATTTAATTGGATCAACTTTACGTTCTTCCTTGGTACCAACAACCCTGTCAAGGAGTTGAGTTTTCATTGTGAAGCTGTGCATGATTGGGGGTAATGTTCCTGGTTTTCCCGCAACAGATCCTGATAATGAATCTGCTTTGGTTAATGCAGGGTCAAGTTTTGTACCAACACCAATTAATCCTCCAGGACCAATTTCATCAACAGACTCTCCTGCTGCCACTAGGCCTGTAATTTCAGAGTGTAAACTCATCCATTCCAGTTTACCTTTGTTTTTTATTTGTATTCCTGGTTTTATTTCCAGTTCATCCCCTACTTTGAGTTTTCCCTGAACAAGAGAGCCACCTATTACACCACCTTGGATATTATCAGGACTGGATCCTGGTTTGTTTATGTCGAAGGACCTTGCAACAAACATCCTTGGTGATTTTCTGAGAGATCTCCTTGGTGTTCTTATAGTTTCCTGGATAACTTCTATTAGAATATCAATGTTTGCACCTTGCTGTGCTGAAACAGGTATTATCGGTGCTTCATCTGCGCATGTTCCCTTAACAAATTCTTTGATTTCATTGTAGCTTTCTATTGCCCTTTCCTTTGAAACAATGTCTATCTTATTTTGTACCACTATAACATCTTTGACACCAATTACATCCAGTGCCATTAAATGTTCTTTGGTTTGTGGTTGTGGACATGGTTCATTGGCAGCTATCACAAGAACAGCACCATCCATTATGGCCGCACCTGAAAGCATTGTTGCCATCAGTGTTTCGTGTCCAGGTGAATCAACAAATGATACCTTTCTAAGGATACTGGTCTCTTCTCCACAGTGACTGCATACAAGTGCAGTTGTGAAACATTGCGGAGCAGGACAATTGGTGCATCTACGGAAGGTTATATCAGCATAACCTAACCTAATTGAAATACCCCTTTTTGTCTCTTCACTGTGAGTGTCTGTCCATATGCCGGATAGGGCTTTTGTCAGAGTTGTTTTGCCGTGGTCAACATGTCCCACTAGCCCTATGTTTATTTCAGACTGTACTTTCACGATATTACACCCGTAAACTTTACTCCTCACTTTCTAAAATTGCACTTATATCCTTCTCACCCTTCTGGGTAACAATAGTGTTGATCTGCACTATGTCGTTGGATACAGTGTTTCCACGAACAGTTTTTCTTCTTCTCTGTCCATCTCTTTTTGGATTAAAACCGATACCACCGGCCAGAAGACTCTTTATTCTCCTCTGTCCATCTACATCTTTTTTCATTGGAAAACCGTTTTTATCGCTTCCACCGGTAATTTTGAGCTTGTATCCAGCTAAACCAACAAGAGAAGCATCGAATTCCTCACCGATTATTAATCCAATGAGTTTTTTTGACTCTACAGATTCTACTTCGACTTGGTGGCTTTTTTCGCCTTCTGAAATAACTAATTTAAATGCCAATATATCTCCTCCATCTTATTCTGGTTCTATATAATCTATATTATTTATCGTTTTCCATTGTGTAATTCAATGATCATGGTTTGATTCAAAAGAATCAATTAAATTATATCTAAATTTATTCTTAATTCAATTATGGAATTAATATTCTACCCTCAATCCCCAAAGATTGTCTTCTTTCCTTT
The Methanobacterium spitsbergense DNA segment above includes these coding regions:
- the argH gene encoding argininosuccinate lyase: MNLRSGRLKGKMTADAASFTSSIEFDRRIFNADIKCNIAHTTMLKEQRIIEAADADKIIKTLNELESEGISVLKLDLSVEDIHMALENYVTERIGEVAGFMHTGKSRNDQVATDLRLILKEEIEEIEDDILNFIENIIEMASQHTETIMVGYTHLQHAQPTTFAHHLLAYANEIRRDFERIADAKKRVDMCPLGAAAMTGTGFPIDRDRTAQLLGFSRVMENSMDAVSSRDFMAETVFALAMLSSNLSKISEEMIIWSTYEFRLIEISDKYSSTSSIMPQKKNPDVAEISRSKTAVLYGELMTILSILKALPHSYNRDLQEVTPHLWNAIDTAHSMLNIMNDMLSSVSFNAERGIELAMANFSTATELADLMVRENNLPFRIAHQIVGRTVSEAISNGIRPEDIDSKFLDKIARDINGTPLNISEELVENALNPYEIIKARDVKGGPSPKAVTESILSLKEFVKASRSN
- a CDS encoding 30S ribosomal protein S27ae, with the protein product MKKFELYEIKDNKIIRKNPECVRCSHGVFMADHGDRFACGKCGYTQFKGKESKK
- a CDS encoding 30S ribosomal protein S24e translates to MEINVIEKIENPLLNRTEIHFDCTYQGEATPKVLDVKNRLVATLNVDKNLLVVHNLKPSYGEGKANGYAKLYDSEENLNKIEMDHVVMKNKEATKEEKEEAE
- a CDS encoding GTP-dependent dephospho-CoA kinase family protein, producing the protein MLVLKKEMRSEFKKPIGTLYPSISHAKGSLLSKGDKSLVISIGDVTTRKMLDEGIIPDIGIVDNMIEREPSDHEICYDNVTLKTKNPSGTITDQLWRTIKEGFRLVEKAGYNVLIVVEGEEDLSAIPCIVMAPSGSLIFYGQPGEGVVLCEVDKMKEKAEDLIKKLEEA
- the spt4 gene encoding transcription elongation factor subunit Spt4 — encoded protein: MVLKACTRCHRLMEEDRCVICNIASSRNWSGFLIVVDPDKSDIAKELNITLPGEYALRVR
- the rpoE gene encoding DNA-directed RNA polymerase, giving the protein MYLVSKIEDTVRIPPNKFSDPLEDVAVEILNESYVGKIDKKLGLMVTVKEIEEIGTGKVIMGDGAAYHDVLFTALFFKPELHEIVEGEVIEITEFGAFIRIGPMDGLVHVSQVTDDYINYDGKRGALIGKESKKSLEEGNKVRARIVALSLKGKSSKETKIGLTMRQPGLGRFEWIDEEKNKKKPTKKPTKGKK
- a CDS encoding inorganic diphosphatase; amino-acid sequence: MNLWKDIPTGPSAPEVIYAVVEIPKGSRNKYEYDKDMEAFALDRVLYSPFHYPAEYGIIPKTLWDDGDPMDVLVIMDEATFPGCVIETRPIGVMRMLDGGDSDDKILGVPVNDPRFTDIKDISNLPKQFLDEIEHFFTDYKKLEGKKTKVLGWENAEKAFEAIKHSQELYNEM
- a CDS encoding PIN domain-containing protein, with product MMAAQFHIEIVGELEHILPSCKFLVPSAILRELGRIKNRSKGKNRVAASIALKIATSPPFEVMEMQIMDGESVDDALLRLSEKSRILCTNDRELKRKAREMNINIIYLRQRKYLDVDGHLNL
- a CDS encoding translation initiation factor IF-2 subunit gamma: MKVQSEINIGLVGHVDHGKTTLTKALSGIWTDTHSEETKRGISIRLGYADITFRRCTNCPAPQCFTTALVCSHCGEETSILRKVSFVDSPGHETLMATMLSGAAIMDGAVLVIAANEPCPQPQTKEHLMALDVIGVKDVIVVQNKIDIVSKERAIESYNEIKEFVKGTCADEAPIIPVSAQQGANIDILIEVIQETIRTPRRSLRKSPRMFVARSFDINKPGSSPDNIQGGVIGGSLVQGKLKVGDELEIKPGIQIKNKGKLEWMSLHSEITGLVAAGESVDEIGPGGLIGVGTKLDPALTKADSLSGSVAGKPGTLPPIMHSFTMKTQLLDRVVGTKEERKVDPIKSSELLMINIGTSTSVGVVTSARKNEVEVNLKLPVCAEEGQRVALSRRVGARWRLIGYGIIK
- a CDS encoding 30S ribosomal protein S6e — translated: MAFKLVISEGEKSHQVEVESVESKKLIGLIIGEEFDASLVGLAGYKLKITGGSDKNGFPMKKDVDGQRRIKSLLAGGIGFNPKRDGQRRRKTVRGNTVSNDIVQINTIVTQKGEKDISAILESEE